Genomic DNA from Salvia miltiorrhiza cultivar Shanhuang (shh) chromosome 1, IMPLAD_Smil_shh, whole genome shotgun sequence:
ctcactatcctctgatagtaaggaagagagatatcatcttcatctttgcaaacacgactgaagcccttacgtggatcagttaagttccagtgacttaactgataactctttactgaagagctttcagtatcagtcgtcaaccctgttggtcaacacttatttcggttaaacaggtgtcttgtttgcgtgtaaagtttcgcttctatctctgactgagatccctctgattgaggtttgtagatagtcacaaaaatagcctataggtgtattcccctcccccatacacctattcgagaccccccggacctaacacatgattttaccggtcggacacatgatctagccactcaCCAATCATATGTACTATTGATTGAGAgttgtgcccaaaagaaatggaacACTACTAATGAAACGGAGAGAGTACATTTTTAGCATATGCACGTTTCaatcaaattttaataaaatatcacAAAGTCTATACTCCCTTCGACACAGATTTGTATAATCTATTTCGACACAGATTGTAATGAtaagttatttaaaatattgataatgaaaaaataattttatattaaaggtattattaagtaaattatggataaataatactcccttcgtcctcataaaatatattcaatttattatttttgttcgtTTTCATAAAATGTACTCAGTTTATTTTTGGTAAACTCCCCACTCATAATAAAATGTAACCTTAATCCATCCATAACAcattcaatcattttattaaaatatgtattatttaaaaatagatatattttttaagaaaggagaaaatataatttataaagataaaattataaaaattatgaataaataatattaataaaatatgcaTAAATTTAAGAAAGGTGCCAAAAAGTAAATACTAGTATATGCATATTAGGGGAATCTAtatagtactccatccgtccacgaattaaagccccatttgagggtgggcacggagactaagaaagctgaaaaaggtgttgtggatgaaatataagggtagttgactaaagtgataaagtagttgactaaagtgttaaaggtgttgtgtggtgggtccactagtgataaagtgtaataaatatagaatataaaaatgataaagttgttgtaaggtgggtccattagtggcaaatggtagtaaatataggaaaagaagaagagtaaaaagatACATAAAGCACAATATgactttaattggtggacaaaaatttaagtgcaagtagggctttaattcgtggacggagggagtagtatataaaCAAGGTGACGTTTATAGCAAAAGGTTAAGACTGAAAGTACTTCCATTCAGTGGCGGATccgcggggggggggggggggggggggggggctagggggggcttcagccccctcccaatttttaagtttttttatttatttatttatttattttatttttatttttaatatagatatatatatatatatatatatatatatattcttattattttgttttatatctatatatgtgtatataaatagaaaaatacaagaaaaaatatagtaatacattatttatagtatccaactatccatattaattgctcaacacattgagttatttatagtatccaactatccatattatttttatcattttttctttcttagttaatttttaatgttaaatttgagtcaattctaaagataaaagtaaaattactaattactaacaatgaaaattagtttatttgtttagaagatgaaacaatttttttttaagaaaaatgaataaaagtacgtctttatatgctttcaatctacttgatgttgaattaattgaattgcgaacaattatcttattatattaagtgattgttgaaaaaatgcatgaaaatgaagtgtacggaatgctcaaaaaaatttgcttcgggggctcccgcccccaaacccccgtgtaaatattttcaagcaccgtagtccaatagattcagccccccctaacattgaatcctggatccgcccctgcttCCATTGTCCCATATTATTCATGGTATGTAGTCTTTTTGGCATGTATTCTTAATTAAATTCTATTTAAACTTAAATcctatttattcttattttcacacacacacacactctctcaATTGCCTCGCCTCCACCATCCACCGCCTCTCCTCCACCCTCCAGCCGCCGCTCGTATATTAAGGGGTGGCGCGGCCCCTCCCCTGACCTTCTCTCTCTACCGGAAGCCCTAGGTCCTCAATTTACAGCCTCCTCCTCGACGATTCCCGGCGACTGCACTGCCGGAAGGCCGCCGCCACCAAGCTCAGCTCTAGGTTCTCTTCCGACGCCAATCCTCTCTCTGTCCAAATCGCCACCGCACCTATTCCGCCTTCCACCGCGCCTCCTCCGCCGTTGATACTCACGGCTATGCTTCGGTCTCGCCGCCCCCTCCATCTCAACACCTTCGCGCTGCCTACACCGCCTCATCCTAGAGCCGCCTCCACCCTCTCAGTGAAATCCTAGCTTTTTTGTTTCTGATTTTTTTGGGGTCGGCTTTAACTTGAAGCATTTTTACTTTCCCAGAATTGTGATTTGTTTTGGGATTTTACTTGGTTTTGGGATTGTTACTTgagattttttttgaaattttacttGAAGGATTTTTACTTTCCCAgaattactaatttttttgGGGACTTTTACTTGAAATTTGTTTAGGGATTTTACTTGAAGGATTCTTACTATCCCAGAATTGCGATTTTTTTTTGGGAatcttggaattttaattattttgaggaGTTAGTCTTCTTCGCTGAGCAGGCTACTTCATTTCGCCGGACTTGGTTGGGTGTGTAAAGGTGGAGGGAAATGACGGAGCAGACTTGGCAAAAGTTTTGAGGAAGAAATGATTATTCAGTTAATAAACATGTGGATCATTTACATTAGAAGTCAGTAATGGCAACCCATTCAGCTTGCGCCAAGTGGACAATCAAGATTCTCATTTCACAGCCGAGCACGTTAGCATTTCTCAGTTTAATTACTTGCGACAGCGCAACTATATATACTTCGGCGTGAGCTCATGCTACCGCTCTGATaaatcttctctctctctctctaacaaagcTCCCCTTTAATTTCCCCCGAAAGGCCGAAATCCTATCCGACCTGTCTCAAGTGTCAAATTCCAATTCAATTCAAACGAAAAAGACGCTAGATTCACTCGCAATTGCTTTCCCCTCAGAAACCCTTATCCATATCCACCAATTCTGTATAAATCCTCTGATTTTTTCTCCCAGATCTGTCCTCAATTCCCTAAATTGCTTATTCGTTTTTTCTTTGACAATTTTTATTCAACCCAAAAGTTCCCCGATTAGTTCATTCTTCTTGCGTATATTCAAGCGTGTGCGGTTGGAATGGGAAGGTTTAATCGGGAGATATCGAAACGGTCGTCTTCGTCAGAGCCGGCGGTGACGACGTCAACGTCGAGAACTGAAACCGTTAACGGTTCCCACGAGTTCAAGATCGCGGGGTACTCGTTGTCGAAGGGAATTGGGATTGGGAAGTACATAGCGTCGGATACGTTTATGGTTGGCGGGTACGATTGGGCGATTTATTTCTACCCTGATGGGAAAAGCACGGAGGACAATTCCACCTACATCTCGCTTTTCATTGCATTGGCGAGTGAGGGAACAGATGTTAGGGCGCTTTTTGAGCTAACTCTGCTCGATCAGAGTGGAAGAGAGAGACACAAGGTGCATAGCCATTTTAGCAGGGCTTTGGAGAGCGGGCCTTACACACTTAAATATCGAGGCAGCATGTGGTGGGTTTTCTTTCTTGTCTTTTGTGACTTCTCGTGTTGAGTTTATATGCATTGCCTTAATCATGTTTTTCACGCTGGGAGGAGGTTTGGGTGTTGTAGTCCTACTGATGTTAGTTTAGGCTGTTAGAAATGAAAAACATCAGTTCTCTGCAGGTCAATTTGGTTTGCTTGTGCTAATATTAATGGTCCACTGACAATAGCAATAGGTGTTCGATGTTACTTCTTCGTTTATACCCTGATGTTAATGTTATGATGGTTGTTGgtttattttcaaatgtttctATTTCTGGGTGTCAATTTGTTTTCTTGTAAAAGGTCTTGCCTTGGAGGAAAATGTCAAACACGTGTCCCCTCGTTGATGGTGGGGCGGGCAGCAACATGTTAAGGTTTTTCTTTTAAGGCCTTTTACTGAAATATTAATCTTTATGGTGCAAGTTGCATTGAGATAGATTCAGGAGGCTGTTTTAATCTAGCAGTTAGCACTTGGCACTTAAGAGTTCTGGGCAGAATATACCTTAGACACAGTTGCTTAGTGTATGGTTCTGTCTGAATTATTTGTGAAATGGTAATTGAGGGATGCAAGGTTCAATATTTGAGCTTCAACATTCTTTGCTGTTATGTCTTTGCTTTCAATCTTAGTGAAGATAAAATAGTCACCTATGTTTCTGTTGTTGGTTTATTTTAGCATAGTCTTACTTGTttagttcattttattttgtatttactTTGCTCAAGCTGTTGGTCGCAGCTATGGGGCATTCCTGGAGAAGAGTCCTAAGTTGTCTGATTTGGTTTTCTCTCAGACAAGCATCTTCTAGTGAAGTATCTTATGCGAAGCTGTAATTGACTTCCCTTCTCTTGCATATTTTCTTtggtatatatataatcttttttGTTCTAAAATCCCACATTGAATTGTAATGAGTTAGATGGCTGCAGGGGTTACAAGCGTTTTTTCAAAAGAACTGCTCTGGAAACCTCCGACTACCTAAAAGATGATTGTCTTCAAGTTCGTTGCTGTGTTGGTGTTGTCAAGTCTCACACAGAGGGACCTAAGATCTACTCTATACCGTTACCCCCATCCGACATTGGTCAGCAATTCGGGAAGCTGCTTAAAAGTGGAAAAGGAACTGAtgtaaattttgaagttgatggagaaactttttCTGCTCATAAATTGGTACTTGCAGGTCGGTCTCCAGTATTCAGGGCTCAATTATATGGTCCAATGAAGGATCATAACACAAGATGTATAAAAGTTGAGGATATGGAGACACCAGTGTTTAAGGTAGTTtgcatattttttgtgtttaCATATGTTTGTCTTTGTGTTAATGTGTTTACATATTTGTTTATACGTTTGTTTAAGGATCATAACACAAGATGTTTGTCTACTTATTTTCTAAAGTCTTCAAATACTAATTCTACGTTGTAGCTATTAACTAGAGTTATCTATTTGTTTATACGTTTGTACTCATCTTGATTTGAGGTACTGCAGAGTCTGCAGTTCTTCTACTTAAATGcactcccccccccccaaaaaaaaaaaaaattccttgGGCAGATTTATGTGTGTTCTAATATTATTTATTCTGGTTAGAAATTTGTTTGAGTaccttaataattttattttggaaacaATGTACTCTTAAATTATTTGATTGAGTAAGAAGGAAATATGACACCCATATGGAGTTTCCATTATGCAGTTTATAGCTGTTAACTTTATAGATTTGCAGAATCTGTGACATTAACTTATCTTTCTTTTCACACCTATGAAACTCTTTCATATGCAAATTGCATCAATATGCTTTTGCGAGGCAGTTGCTGACTTGCTGTAATGGGTAAATTATTTCATTGGCTTCTGTTTGACCTAAAAGAATTGTTAACTTATGAAGCAAGTAAGTAAAAAAGTTTGAACGTCAAAGGATGCTTGTGGATGGTGTGTCTGATTAACATGATTTTCTTGGGTATTTCCCCTCGTATTTCCCACGTGTGCTTGAAAATGAACTTTATTAATTGTCATTTGAGCTGGGTGATTTCATTTTGCATTTCTCATCCATATTGTTAATTTTCCTTACATTTTAACTCCAATGTTTTTCTACCTTGCAGGCGTTACTTCATTTTATATACTGGGATTCACTACCTGATATGGAAGAGCTTACTGGAATGAACTCGAAATGGGCTTCAACCTTGATGTCTCAGCACCTGCTTGCTGCTGCTGATCGGTATGGTTTAGATAGGCTCAGGGTGCTCTGCGAGGCTAACCTCTGTGATGACGTAGCTATTAATACTGTTGCAACAACATTGGCACTGGCAGAACAGCACCATTGTTTCCAGCTAAAAGCTGTCTGTCTCAAATTTGTAGCATTGCCTGAAAATCTTAGAGGTATATATCTCTCATGCCTTTGCTTTTAGTTTTATACTTGAGTAAAAATGATTATTTGTACTAGTTTGTGTGGAGTCTAAAGAAGTGCATGCTAGTTTCCTAGATGAACTAATGCAAGAAGATTGCTAATATGATATAATGGCACCAATTGCTGACGATCGTCTTCTTCTGGAATTCTGGCATCAATTTTTAATTGCTTTACCTTATTGTTGTACTCTGAACATGCGAGTCTTTGATTATGAAGCAAATTTAGCTGTATGATTATTTTGAGTCAGGAACAGTTATTATTTTGAGGTCTTGGCCCTTGTGAATATCCTATATTTGTGGTTACACTACAAGTGCTTGTAGGAAAGAAAGGGTTGGAACTTGTGGAATGGAGAGAGAAGATATTATTCCTTTTTGGCTAAGTTCTATAATCATTTGTCACTACATAGTTTCAGGGGAAAAAAAGTTAAGATCCGCTGTTTATCAACACATTGGGAAGTCATAATAGAGAACTTAATATAGAAGTTATTTGAAAATGCAAATGTTCCTCCTCATGAAAACTTAATAGAGAAGTCTTCAGGTTCCACTTCCTTATTCACCTAAACATAAATAGTCTTCGAAGCAATTGAGATTGGATATGGTGTGCACAAAATGACATGCCTCATTTTGTTGGGTGGTTAAAGCTCTTATATGCATAGTTATTTATgaagatatttaaattattactGCTGTGTGCTTTAGTTGAGTTTGGCTATTCCATATCATGTAACTAATGGGTTGAAGTTCCTTCAATGCAGCCGTAATGCAGACTGATGGGTTTGAATACCTGAAAGAAAGCTGTCCTAATGTTCTGACTGAATTATTGGAGTATGTTGCAAGGATCAACGAACACTCTATAGCCACCGGCAAGCAAGGAATTGAAGGTATCCTGGACGGCAGCGATGCCAATGGCAGACGCGTGAAGCAAAGACTATAACATAAGTTGCTATTGACTGGTACCTTCAAATAGCTCagatgagagagaaattaattagcATAGGTTCATTAGGGTTAAGTAGCATCTGTCTTCATGCTGAATCTAGTTTGATGCAAGCTGTAAATGTTGCTGTGATCTGATCTCTTCTCCCTTCTGTCATTCTTGTGGTTATAGGGTCTTGTATCTGTTTGTAGTTTGTGCATTGTTCCATTTAATTAAAGAAGGTGAGGCATTAACTAATTGTGTTTGTAATTGAGCAGCAAGAAACTTTGTCACCTTTTGTATGTAATTCATCATTGTGTTGTGTATAAAGAATTGTAGGCTAGGATATGCTGACTTCTTTCTTTCAAATATATTTCTTAGAAAATATGTGATTGTCCAAAATTTGCCTTGCACGATCTTTGAGTTTGTTTGCGCTGATTAAATTGGTATTGGCCTTTGAAACATAGTTTAGGTGCATTTTTTCTTTCCAAACCACAAATTCAAAATGAATACTCAACAAACAAAACATATTTCATGTTCCAAATCTGTAACATTTGAATTCATTCATCATGCATACTTTTATTGCACTATTTGACAAAATGAATTACACAAAAGAGTGTTTACTATTGAGTATtggataaaaatagtaaggttaatcCCTTGTTTATTAAGATAGATTAAAACTTATGCGATCATTGTAGCTCAATGATATTGTTGGGGTATCGCCTCACCATCGATTCACCGTTCATGCGCAAGAGTCTATTTTTAATATGTTCCCGATGCTCAGTCACACACCGAGCTTTTGTGTAGACATGCTCTTTGATTTCAAACTTCAAGCTTTTGCACAAAGAAAAAACTAAGTAGAAGGAGTTAGTGTGTGTAGCTAttgaagggagagagagagagagagcaaaaaTGGGGGCAGCAAGGTGGCTGCCTGGAGACGACGCGGAAGCACAACTTCATCAACTGTGGTTTAGAGGCAACGGAGTTGCAACAACTTCTCGGCTCAAATCTCGGTCTCTCACAAATCCAAGGGTAGTCCACCTCTGGCAACTCCACTGTCAAGTTCATCATCAACCTCGCTCTAGCTAACCACGAATAGATAGCAAAGATCGGACCAAGAAGACACACAAGCACTAAGCTTGTTCACGCTACGACCAAGACGGAGAAGACAAGAGTGAGGTGAAGATACGAGCACAACTTCTCTCTTTCACTCAGGAACATAGAGAAAAATGATAAGGATCAAGAAGGAAGGTGGCAATAAGGGTTCCAAATTCGTCTCAAGGAATGCATAAACTGGGACTTCAATTTAAGCTAATAGATGGACTGTCACAACTCACAAGTGAAGGAGGATAATGGGCCTTAGTTTGGGCCAACATTTCAACATGTATTCCTCTCTTTTATAAGGATGAGTGGTCGGGATATAGATCTCAATACCCTATTCTTCAACTTAAAGAaaatggattgaaactttgaagACAAACAAATtagtgttttttcttttttcaagaATGCATATGTAAAAAAATTACGTGTAAAAAACAAAATACAAGACTAAAGAATTGGTATTAGACAAATCTACGTGGTACGCCGAATATAATGGGAGGACAAATAATGTTAGGAATAGTGACATTGTTAAAAGTTATGTCACATTGGCAATAAATAGTCATTTTGTTTAGACAAAGATAAATAGCAGCcacaatttcaaaatatataaaccAATAATTATGAAAAACGATTTTACAAATGGGTTAGTTGCctataaaatactgaactttcgtccaattctgattttgcacacaaactttaaaatgtagcgtgaaaattactaaactttagattttgtctaattttgctactaatccaaattccggcCAAATACCAAACTAATATGACGTGACGTATCtattgttaatttcttattaataaaaaaagaacacaaagcaaataacccaaattgtcaataacttaatatatcaaatcaaataatagtattttttttttaaattctcaagtttacatcaattttttttctagttcactattacacaactgattactccaatatataaaatagaagtcattcaaatagtataaatatatatagtttataaaaaaaatctttagataatgaaaatttaataaactttattacttagttaaataaattttttatatattaagttattgataattaaaatgttctttGGTTGACACACCTAAATTCGAATAATCCCCAtactattattgaatttattcaattaattaattcaactaaaaaaaatactattatttgatttgatatattaaattattgacaatttgagttatttgctcTGAGttcttttttattgataagaaattaaataaaaaatattattttgtcaactaattgtcacgcaagaataaatacgccacgtcaaaattggcacaccatattatatattagcttggtatttggtcggaatttggattagtagcaaaatcagataaaatcaaaagtttagtaattatcacacCACAGTTCAAAGTTTatgt
This window encodes:
- the LOC130998995 gene encoding BTB/POZ and MATH domain-containing protein 2-like, which codes for MGRFNREISKRSSSSEPAVTTSTSRTETVNGSHEFKIAGYSLSKGIGIGKYIASDTFMVGGYDWAIYFYPDGKSTEDNSTYISLFIALASEGTDVRALFELTLLDQSGRERHKVHSHFSRALESGPYTLKYRGSMWGYKRFFKRTALETSDYLKDDCLQVRCCVGVVKSHTEGPKIYSIPLPPSDIGQQFGKLLKSGKGTDVNFEVDGETFSAHKLVLAGRSPVFRAQLYGPMKDHNTRCIKVEDMETPVFKALLHFIYWDSLPDMEELTGMNSKWASTLMSQHLLAAADRYGLDRLRVLCEANLCDDVAINTVATTLALAEQHHCFQLKAVCLKFVALPENLRAVMQTDGFEYLKESCPNVLTELLEYVARINEHSIATGKQGIEGILDGSDANGRRVKQRL